A stretch of Argiope bruennichi chromosome 10, qqArgBrue1.1, whole genome shotgun sequence DNA encodes these proteins:
- the LOC129987598 gene encoding uncharacterized protein LOC129987598: protein MPDTEVLEASGVSIKIPPFWFDKPEIWFYQVEAQFKICRITSEETMFSHLVAQLEPKVLDDIWDIVKDPSPNKYTAAKERLLQIFVESENKKIKRLLTGLELGDMLPSQLLRKMRALAGTDVSEKALRTLWLDKMPDSVKGVVIVSEEKLDKLATMADKIVEMAPRTTDVAAVQKESPGVDQLLAKIAALEGQIASMRLQQKPRNRSPHHHQRSRSRSKSRRRYNPQGKFCFYHFKFGKKCLPGKCIQPCSWDESGNQSQQ from the coding sequence ATGCCCGACACAGAAGTTTTGGAAGCAAGCGGCGTGAGCATAAAAATACCTCCGTTTTGGTTTGACAAACCTGAAATATGGTTTTACCAAGTCGAAGCTCAGTTCAAGATTTGCAGGATTACATCGGAAGAGACTATGTTTAGCCATCTCGTCGCCCAATTGGAGCCAAAAGTTCTAGATGATATTTGGGACATTGTGAAAGATCCTTCCCCGAACAAATATACGGCGGCAAAGGAACGGCTATTACAAATATTCGTCGAGagtgagaataaaaaaatcaaacgtcTTCTCACAGGACTTGAGTTAGGTGACATGTTGCCAAGTCAACTTCTTAGAAAAATGCGTGCTCTTGCTGGTACGGACGTTTCGGAGAAAGCGTTGCGCACCCTGTGGCTGGATAAGATGCCCGATTCAGTCAAGGGTGTTGTCATCGTCAGTGAAGAGAAGCTCGATAAATTAGCTACTATGGCCGACAAGATCGTAGAGATGGCGCCAAGAACAACAGATGTTGCAGCGGTGCAGAAGGAGTCACCAGGAGTAGACCAACTCCTGGCTAAAATCGCGGCACTTGAAGGCCAAATTGCCTCAATGAGGTTACAGCAAAAGCCCCGGAACCGTAGCCCTCATCACCATCAGAGGAGTAGAAGTCGCAGCAAATCGAGGCGCCGCTACAATCCACAAGGAAAATTCTGCTTCTACCATTTCAAATTCGGGAAGAAGTGCCTCCCTGGCAAATGTATACAGCCGTGCAGTTGGGATGAGTCGGGAAACCAGTCCCAGCAGTAG